One genomic segment of Arachis duranensis cultivar V14167 chromosome 4, aradu.V14167.gnm2.J7QH, whole genome shotgun sequence includes these proteins:
- the LOC107486897 gene encoding uncharacterized protein LOC107486897, translated as MTRLSFRPRPLDIHKKLPIVKSVKDFEDDEAPTSTRNSQLLRIATEVEHEVHPVPSRRVASEIPTPQFVVVDTYERDYSCTFAQPNSYLRARGARAEIGEFVEYDLDNEDEDWLFEFNKEKKILMPEMFEALIFKLEVLDHKARERAGVITPTLGSPIPVLLRLDGAIEALQAQSKYTVIESVYDYWKEKRERWQKPILRRLQPPPPSNDTNPYNVFRPREKAHRLHTRRMQRRENNVQSFEKLRQVRRNLEQAKSLVQAVIKREEKKREVMDNEVMLQRIQMKYKHETEFLEDSLALSRLAPYSSKFVSSEEEFFESDMMTSHPHSRPSVVQIHPSYDANPAMLPAAFSKQEFRRQHVPQGWPQKLDPLEPVLLFTKPLLPDKLAMAGIVPPSDTLRDNNGVPTRAYKFHGRIGRGGRIIFDRWNPLMQTPIDCGNSYYMPPKPRPSFNM; from the exons ATGACTAGGTTGTCTTTCAGGCCCCGGCCACTTGACATCCACAAGAAGCTCCCCATTGTTAAGTCTGTTAAGGACTTCGAAGATGACGAGGCACCTACTTCTACTCGTAATTCGCAGTTGCTGCGAATTGCTACTGAGGTTGAGCATGAG GTACATCCTGTTCCCAGCAGGAGAGTGGCCTCTGAAATCCCTACTCCTCAGTTTGTTGTTGTGGATACATATGAAAGGGACTATTCTTGCACTTTTGCTCAACCAAATTCTTACTTGCGGGCAAGAGGAG CTCGGGCTGAGATTGGAGAGTTTGTTGAGTATGACTTGGACAATGAAGATGAGGACTGGCTTTTTGAGTTTAACAAGGAAAAGAAGATTCTGATGCCTGAAAT GTTTGAGGCTCTTATTTTCAAGCTGGAGGTATTGGATCATAAGGCTCGTGAAAGGGCTGGAGTTATAACACCTACTCTTGGTTCACCAATTCCGGTGCTACTACGGCTTGATGGTGCTATTGAG GCCCTACAAGCTCAGTCAAAATATACAGTTATTGAATCAGTATATGATTACTGGAAAGAGAAG CGAGAAAGGTGGCAAAAGCCAATTTTGCGACGTTTGCAG CCCCCTCCACCTTCTAATGACACCAACCCATATAATGTCTTCCGTCCTAGGGAAAAAGCCCACAGGCTTCACACAAGAAGG ATGCAACGAAGAGAAAACAATGTCCAGTCATTTGAGAAGCTTCGCCAG GTTAGACGGAACCTTGAACAAGCTAAGAGCTTGGTGCAGGCTGTGATCAAG AGGgaggagaaaaagagagaagtaatGGATAATGAAGTTATGCTGCAGAGGATACAAATGAAGTATAAG CATGAAACCGAATTTTTGGAAGACAGCTTAGCACTCTCGAGACTCGCTCCCTACTCTTCGAAGTTTGTTTCAAGTGAGGAGGAGTTCTTTGAGTCAGATATGATGACTAGCCATCCTCATTCAAGGCCTTCAGTAGTACAGATTCATCCTTCATATGATGCCAACCCAGCTATGCTTCCTGCAGCTTTTTCGAAGCAAGAGTTTAGGAGGCAACATGTTCCACAAGGCTGGCCTCAAAAGTTG GATCCTCTTGAGCCAGTTTTGTTGTTCACAAAACCTTTACTTCCAGACAAGTTGGCTATGGCAGGCATTGTGCCACCATCAGATACTTTAAGAGATAATAATGGTGTGCCAACAAGAGCATATAAATTCCATGGAAGAATTGGCAGAGGAGGCCGTATAATATTTGACAGATGGAATCCACTTATGCAGACCCCAATTGACTGTGGAAATTCTTATTATATGCCACCAAAACCAAGACCTTCATTCAACATGTAA